The Antechinus flavipes isolate AdamAnt ecotype Samford, QLD, Australia chromosome 4, AdamAnt_v2, whole genome shotgun sequence genomic interval TATTCCCCAAGCCTGGAATATACTCTTTCCTTATTCCTGTATTTCAGAATGCCAGGGTTATTACCTCAGGTGCTTCTTCTACCACAAAGTCTCCCAAGACTTTCCTGCATATATCCCAATGTTTAGTAGTCTCTCCTTATTTTACCTGCATTATACTTACCTGGGCACATACTTTTaacaaaagaatataagctttttgagaacaAGGATCACTTCATTTCTGTCTTGGCATCTTACATACGCATAGTACAGCATTTTACACATAGCAGTCATTGAATAAGtatcaaaattattaaattaaagttAATATACAATGGTTTGCACCTTAATAAATATTCCTTAAATACCTGATTCCCTAGcatctataattttaaaagattaaattacGCTCTGACTTTTGCATATaaagagaaaagtcaaagaaTTAACACTTGAAAGTttcatcaatttatttttctaaaattttgataGGTGATACCTAAATATTATAAGAACAGTGACtaaatgctaattttaaaaatcacctttaaaacttatttgttttattgtttaaattACATGGTGAAGCAACAAGAGCACATGCCTTGgaatcaagaggacttgagttcaaatctgacctcaatcacttgacatttactaactctatgtccctgggcaaatcacttaatcctgtttgtctcaaaaaaaaaaaaaaaatgggacaatttaaaaattacattataatctCAAAATTCTATCTGTTTCTGTAATTTAACTTAGGAATAGTAAGTGAACTGTTATTTCACTGTCACAGAGGGAGAGTTGTCAATATTCTCAAAACTGaattggaggaaggaagagaagaaaaagacaagttAAAATAAAGGGATGATGCAAGAAAACATAATGTGCAAATTTAActtgaattcaacaaatatttattaagcattactaAATATGAGtcactaagaatataaaattgaaaaacgagacaatctctattctcaaagagtttaaaCTTGAGAAAAGGGTCTATGACTTAacaatgaataaattatagtacagGATGGGGTACATGGCATGGATCTGGATGAAGAAAGCAAAGTAAAAGCAAGGGAGAGAGGTCTAGacaaaatattttaggaaaatgtaAATAAGGGAAAGGTCACTTTCAGTTGAGGTGATGAAGGCCCAccgagtcttgaaggaagagaaagatggacAAGAAGTAGTGCCAAAGGCCTGGAGATAGATTATACACATAGAATACAGCAGGTGTTGGAATGCTGAGTGTGGGGGCTTCTGGAGAAGATGTTTTGCCTTGAACAAGGAATTCTGAAAGGGAGAaataggaacttaaaaaaaaaaaaaaaaagcaatttggaaatagaTTCTTAAGTCAGCCTTAAATGCCAAGATATGGAATTTGAATGCCATTCAATAGGTGTCAAGATACTAGTAGGAGACATGCTACTAGAGCTAAGAACTAGCAAGTAGATTGTGCCCTGAGCTTGGCATTATCAACAATCCTTTGCTGTCACTCTCTGGATAATCTCAGCCTCAGCAACATCCCAGAATTGtttcatataattattgtattgctttgacCAGCATCAGGAGTTTTCTGAACTCAAACAATTCCCCATAATGAAACCCTGCTATGAAGCAAGCTTGTCTCATTGTTGCTATTACCCCCTCATAATGAGGGCTACAACTCACTGTACATGTAACTACTCATTAAGTACTGAGATTTGATCACACTAGAATGGGTTCCCCcaatgggggggaggagggcacACATGTGTTTAATTTGCCTCCTTACTTAAATAAGACgtttccctcactttgaaattaaacttctgatTTACTTAATTCCTGACTCTACTGTCTCTAGCCTGTCTTGTTTGATTCCAGCCATTCATAGATTAAATACCAGTCTAATTGGCATAGGTGATGGGAAGGCACTGAAGTTGCTTAAATATGACAGTGACATGGtaagatctgtgttttaggaaaatcattggtAGACAtctgaaggatggattggagaaaaaAGACAACAAATGATTGATGCAGAAAGCATCTAAAGAAGACATTAATTCTTCATAAACTATTACCTTAATACAACTTACAGATAACCAAAAACATGGTctatacaaagaacaaaatacatACTTAATTATAAACTTCCAAGTGTTGGCATGAAAAGCTTGGTCCATATCAGAAATAACAGAGCAGATACCCAAAACTGAatgaataactaaaaaaaaaaaagatagtagaaTAATCATTAAATATAAGCTTACTTACTGGGTAAGTTTCTATTCTAGTAAAAAGATTTGATAAAATTCGCaaattattacattaaaaatagtTAAGACtatataaaacaattaatttataattttatatttaaaattttcaactcTAGGAAACTAATTGTtaaggaaaaggaagacaaaaacagCTGTTTCATAGCTTTTCTGATTTTATAATTATCCTTTGATTCAtaatatactaaaataaaaagttctttctctttccctgtctctttttattcagaattatgatttcattggcacaAGTAGTTATTCTCTATGAGTCTCTACCAAGGCGGATCAACAAGAGTTGCCCAGTATACTggatgatttgtccagggttatgGGGTAGATTTAAATCCATAGTGTTTTAGCTATAAGGCCAGCTTTCTATCCTCAATTCCAAGTTGCCTTATTTTCAGAGTATTCAATAAGGAATGGAACAACTCTGAGCAAAAAGGatcaaataaatagataaaggaaaaaaaaaaaactaacatctGTACCATTCACACAATGCTCCTATTCTTTCAAGCACTAACATGTTCTTTACTCCTCTTAGCTATTCACTCTATATCATTTTCCTTAGCTCTTGGGGTATGGACTAGTTGGGGAATAGCTAGTCCCAAATGCCAATGCCACACAATTATGTTCATAATCTGTAACTACAAGGTCATTCTCTGACAATGTTGGGTCTTCTCAAAACAATACCtagcaggaattcttaaccttttttgtttgATATAGACTTCTCTGGAAGTCTGGAAAAGCCTATGGATTCTTCTAAGAATAACATCTATCACCTACATCCATAATTGAAAGATattctaaatttcagttagagagtattcataataaagatataatttttttttcactatccaAGTTCATTGACCTCATGGGAATGGAGGCAAGGAAGGGATACTGAACAGGCTAAGAATGCTTGCTTTAACCTCAACCTGTAgcacacagattttttttcaccAGCTACTGCCCTAAAATTCCTCCTGAGGTCTTCACACTGAGGTCTAGACTGGCCAGTCTTCATTCCTTATGGTGTCTATCCCTTACTTCTGCACTTTAAAACCATACACTAATTCTCCAGGTAATTTCATTTCAACCTGCTCGTGCTTCCTGTTCAGTTCCCTTCtaaaatttaagtttcttgatgttggagtccagctccagGGAAATATCAAGTGTGAATGAATATCTGAGGCTAGGCGGAAGATAGGATCTGCAgtctctctcttttattaatcTGAGTGCCGGGTGTTTACCTATCTTTTAGATTAGTGTTACAAAATTACTAGCTATCTTTATCACATTTTTTCCAGGGTATTTTAATACCAAGATATTTATCAACATAGAATTGTAAACAGCCTAGGTTGTGATATTCATCAACTtcaacagaattgtaaatagttgGGATACTTATCAAGAGAGCAGAAATTATCATACTAATATATTTACTTCAAGTACGTCTTTGATTCATTGTACAGTAAAAATGCCTTATTTCTGTCAAGATTATCCTAATTTTACCAAGTATCTTTGATTCACTGTATAGTTAAAAAGCCTTGTTCCTGACGCATGCATTCTCCATCAAGATTATCCTGAATTTATAAGTATGTCTTTACAAGTGTTATAAAGATGGTGAGCCGATATAGTTAAATAATTCACCCTAACAGAGAATAAGTCTCAAATAATCCCTGGACCAGATTCTTGCTATTCAAGGACTTATTCAATACTGGCCCTCTACACCTTGAGGGTTGGAACTTTCATTTTGGCTTATATTTGCATCCCGGGTGCttagcttggcacatagtaggcacttaatgaatgccattgccccttctccccccccccccacatcccCTCTCtcaaacattttaatttctcttctattgGTTCTCTTATTCTTTTGATTAACTGACCCATTCTGCCACTActcttctcatctctcttctcAGTGAAAAACATCTTGAAAGAGTTATCTACACCTGATGCTCATTTTGTTCATACTGTTTTTACACCCAAAATTTCCTCTTGTCCTGTTAAATTCTTACCAATTCTTTAAAGTTCAACTCAGATGCAGATCCCATCTCCTCTGTGAAagcaatttccttccttctccagacctcaaatagcattttttttgaaGTATCCTAAcataattatcatattatttgcattaaaattatctataaaaatgtCCTATTCCTTTTCTATGGGGGCAGGGACtgtgtcttatctaaactttgcaaTGCTCTGTACACAGCAGTTGAATGAAAAGTACATAGATTATAACATTGCcaagaatttaaaatgttatccAATGTTACTCAGCTTATTCCATACTTACAGTGAGTATTTAAAAAACCAACCACTTTTATTAGAGTAGTGGGCACGTGTATCATATAAAATGTAACTTTACTTAACTCAAATGGACAAATTTTGTCTACACACCTGATACCATATCTGAAATATCTTCTTCTCCCACTGAAGCATTCATACAGACCATATCAAGTAATTCCATTAAGTGCTTCTGAAGGGAATAAGCTTCCTTGAAAAGGGCCTGAAGAAGATCTGAAACCAGGTGCAATCGTCCAGAGTACACAGAGTCACTATTCTATTACAAGtaaacaagagaaaaacaaatgagagaaaGCTCCAACTTCATTTTGCCAGCTCAAATGATAGTGCAGTAAACAAAGAGCTGGCTTTAGAAGCTAAAGACCTAGATTCGGATCTAGTCACATATACACACGGCAAATGAAGCTGAGAAGTTACTTTTGGCCAATAACATAGAAAAGGGGCTGACTGGCACTGGTAAAAGAAATGGCATCCCTACCATGCTGAAAGCActtgtattgttgttgtttttattattattagaatgcTCTTTTCCAATGATATAATGTGTTATATGTTTCACagattataataattaataattaataaaaagtatttattttgcaGTACTTTCAAAGAAGTCAAGTTGTCTGTGAGTACAAAAGTCCAGTTTTTTAAACACCAGCTTTCCCCCAATGAGGATAAATGACTGTAAATTGTAGAATATCCTGATTATAGATTGAATCTGATCCAAAAAccaatgaaaatatatatgtgagCATAAATGAAAGTGGAATACATCAATAGAAAGGGAGATAGGCTGCTTACATAGAAAGTGAAAAGGATAACAAATAGAGAAATCATTGTATTGGTATCTATGACATGCAGAGAATTAGATAGAATGAAAACTGTCAGGCTGGTAGATTTTTCTTGTGTCCTGTTTCTCCAGGGTTTCTATTAGTCCTAGGACTACTGAAACTATCTGGAATATAGGCATATATCAAAAAAGGACCAATTATTTCCTTTTGAGCAGGAGTTCTCAGCCATTTTTTTTAGTATCATGGCTTCATTTGGTAGTCTAATGAAACCTATAGGCCCCTTCTAGTTTTTAAATATtacctcccctccaaaaaaagccTCCTCTGCcaatacacaggattacaaaagaaaccaatagagtatattgaaataaagatgtaatttttttcccaccCAAGGCCATGGATCCCAGGCTTAGAACCCTTCTTGCTTTAGAAATAAGTATTCTTAATCCATTTTCTCCTACTAACCAAATATATCTATAGTTAAACATAAATTCCTATCTTTTTTTATAAcaagatttttaatgaaataacttttaaaatcaatataaatGTAACCTTCTCCCATACCCCCCCTCCAATAACAATAACTTATTGTGAAACAAAAGGGCATAAAGGTATCACCTGGGCTCTGTGTCTAATTTAGCCCAGGTGGGATAAAATGGCAAATCCTTATTTTCCAGGAGATCAACCTCAGCAGATGACCTTATGTAAGTCTCTAACCTCCAGGatctttcatttgtaaaatattggtATTGGACCAATTGATTTTAATAgtcattttcatctgtaaaatcctACTCTACCAAATTCAGAATTCTAGTTGTTACCCACCTTGCAATGTACAAATGTGCTCTTGATCACATGAAGGGCTGAAGAGGGGAGGCTGTGTATATTCTCTAAAACTATGGATTCCTGAAGAGAACAAACATGTTGTACACATCCTTTAAGAGCTCCTAAGAGTTGAACCATTGactagaaataaggaaaaagaacaaatgataaaTGTTCTAAATATATTCATGTGGATTTCAAATTGGTCTTATTATATTATACCATATCATTCTTTTGTCCAGATAAGGTAGGACAAATTGAGTccagttcaacaaacattattaaatCTCTCCTATTTTTAAGAGGCTATGCTAGGGCCTAGGGAcatgaagaaaaagttaaattgttaaattgggggaagggagtaGCGAATGGAAAGtgtatacaaataagaaaatgtgagGGAAACTCCAggatatagatagaaagagaaaggagaatataAAACTACAATTACGAATTCTTGATGTCAAGTATTTCTGTATCAATATTTACAACATCTAGGAACTAAATTTCAAACTTTGTAGTCATactattggttattaataatacATAAAGAATATGCATCAAAACAGTCACAGTCctgaaaagcatttttaattgAAAGCTTTCTCTGTAGTCTTCTTATTCCAGAAGATCCTCTGTGAGTTCTTCCTTCAAATCTCCATTTTGAGGAAAGGACCTGGCTAGCTCTATGTTCACTATTCTCAGCTCTGCTACTTCCTCTCAAGATTCCTCTTCCAAACTCCACTCAAGTATCTCTGCTCCCTACTTGCCTTGCCTTGATTTTCAATtctcttttatatgttgttttcctttattaggATGTGAGCTCTCTGAAGTCaggtactttctttcttttttttttgcttatatttgtttcGCTCGTGGTCACCACAATGTCCGACTAAGTGTTTACTGACTTGTTGACTTatcaatatattcttttaaacTCTTCTCCCTTTAACTAAAAGGATTTTACTTACTTGTAAAATATTCCTTAGTGTAGCTTGGAGTTCAAAATTTTGGCTTGATAATTCTCTTGCCTGGCTAGATAAATCATACATCATATCATCAAATAATTTTACAGTCTGTGAAGGCAAAGAAATTTATACTGAATAACAAATCTCTAGACAATAAGTTTTAAAAGAACACAAAACAATACACTTTGATTTTGTCTATTTACTTAATAATGACTTCTAAGATAAAATTCAGGGAAATATTATATGCTTTTATAATTCCTagctaataaaaacaaaatctgaaattGCCCTaccaaaagataaaattttctatATAATCCATAAAGACAATTTCTAAAATCCAATTTTTATggtgaacaaattaaaaatgcagCTTTCCCCACTGGTTACCATAATAAAGATATgcattcaaagatttttttttttccccagtaatgGTGGATAGGTATGTGTGAagctatttaatttattattacaatttacaatttattaaatattcaattacctattttatatacacacattctctgtctcttgctctctctcaaAACATCTGGTCAGCACTAGATGCTCAGATTGGGCCATGCAATAATTTCTCATGGACTATTATGAGTAGGCTTAAGATCATAGCCTTACATTAGCACAATGATTTCTCTAAAGGGACAAAATCAAGTTAAAGGGtaacttaaaattaatttatatttcatgGTACTATGAAAGAGTCTACTTTGAATCTTATAGCTATATTACAGATAATCACATATAAGTCTTTTTTAGCTACAAATTTACTACCACATTTTTCAGAGCAAAGATAATTTCTGAAAACTTAAATCAACCAACACGATTATGTTTTCCTAATTtcacagttttctttctctttttcttttgttcataaggctttattttaaagattttgatttcttttctccccatgCAATGGAATTTCACAATTTCCATTATAATACATGAGAGATGaacaaaagtaattattttaattacattatcaATCCTGAATTCTGAATTTTCACTTGGTTATTTTAAACAAGAGGTATCAAAATTTATCCAAATAAAAGTCACATGGACTGATAAAAGTAATTTTGCCACTGAGCagctaacaattttttttaatccattaggattaagtgatttgcccaggtaaCATAATTAATGAGTCAtagaatatgaactcagatcttcctgactccaagactgtcTCTCTGATAGTTGATGTTCTAAATACAAACATATTCTTggattagaattctttttttttgaaacttgaaATTTAAACATACAATACTATCCAAAATGTCATAC includes:
- the FIRRM gene encoding uncharacterized protein C1orf112 homolog isoform X4; protein product: MFLPHINYLALEQSFFSQVLPKTVKLFDDMMYDLSSQARELSSQNFELQATLRNILQSMVQLLGALKGCVQHVCSLQESIVLENIHSLPSSALHVIKSTFVHCKNSDSVYSGRLHLVSDLLQALFKEAYSLQKHLMELLDMVCMNASVGEEDISDMVSVIHSVLGICSVISDMDQAFHANTWKFIIKIPCSRQNIFSRSPHTQHSNTCCILCV
- the FIRRM gene encoding uncharacterized protein C1orf112 homolog isoform X3, whose product is MFLPHINYLALEQSFFSQVLPKTVKLFDDMMYDLSSQARELSSQNFELQATLRNILQSMVQLLGALKGCVQHVCSLQESIVLENIHSLPSSALHVIKSTFVHCKNSDSVYSGRLHLVSDLLQALFKEAYSLQKHLMELLDMVCMNASVGEEDISDMVSVIHSVLGICSVISDMDQAFHANTWKFIIKQSLKHQSVIKSQLKHKDIIAALCEDILFSFHSCLQLAEQMTQSETQESADNKLFHKRVKLCRFFVNSLLHYTKEFLPFLSDSCCTLHQLYLQAHRLLLDS
- the FIRRM gene encoding uncharacterized protein C1orf112 homolog isoform X7, whose protein sequence is MSQDRAEPAGTLVLEDLASWSEDLCRQELPSVLPRLLSMYQCCDNWQDDIRVLKILTEMFLPHINYLALEQSFFSQVLPKTVKLFDDMMYDLSSQARELSSQNFELQATLRNILQSMVQLLGALKGCVQHVCSLQESIVLENIHSLPSSALHVIKSTFVHCKFQIFFRPFSRKLIPFRST